One region of Enterobacter ludwigii genomic DNA includes:
- the dgt gene encoding dGTPase, whose translation MAQIDFRTKINWHRRFRSPQGDKTEHEILRIFESDRGRIINSPAIRRLQQKTQVFPLERNAAVRTRLTHSMEVQQVGRYIAKEILSRLKEQRLLETYGLDELTGPFESIVEMACLMHDIGNPPFGHFGEAAINDWFKQRLYPSDAVSQPLSDDRCIVRDLRLREGEEGLNDLRRKVRQDLCHFEGNAQGIRLVHSLMRMNLTWAQVGCILKYTRPAWWMGETPASHSYLMKKPGYYLSEEAYIERLRKELSLTPNGRFPLTWIMEAADDISYCVADLEDAVEKRIFSVEELYQHLYTAWGKHEKGSLFAQVVENAWEKSRSNTLSRSTEDQFFMYLRVNTLNKLVPYAASRFIDNLPLIFSGEFNHALLEDDSSFSQLLELYKHVAMRHVFSHPDVEQLELQGYRVISGLLEIYSPLLQLSVDEFSELVEKERVRGIPIESRLYQKLSTRHRLAYVEAVGKLDRHSPQWPVMEYYYRCRLIQDYISGMTDLYAWDEYRKLMAVE comes from the coding sequence ATGGCGCAGATCGATTTTCGCACCAAAATTAACTGGCACCGACGTTTCCGTTCGCCGCAGGGCGACAAGACCGAACATGAGATCCTGCGTATCTTCGAAAGCGATCGCGGGCGGATCATTAACTCGCCCGCCATCCGTCGTCTGCAGCAAAAGACTCAGGTATTTCCGCTTGAACGTAACGCTGCAGTGCGCACTCGCTTAACCCACTCAATGGAAGTGCAGCAGGTTGGCCGTTACATTGCCAAAGAGATTTTGAGCCGTCTCAAAGAGCAACGTTTGCTGGAAACCTATGGGCTGGACGAACTGACAGGCCCCTTTGAGAGCATCGTTGAGATGGCCTGCCTGATGCATGACATCGGCAACCCGCCGTTTGGTCACTTTGGTGAAGCGGCAATCAATGACTGGTTTAAACAACGACTTTACCCTTCGGATGCGGTAAGCCAGCCGCTTAGTGATGACCGCTGCATCGTACGCGATCTACGCCTGCGCGAAGGCGAAGAGGGGCTGAACGATCTGCGTCGCAAAGTGCGCCAGGATCTGTGTCACTTCGAAGGTAATGCGCAGGGGATCAGACTGGTCCATTCCCTGATGCGTATGAACCTGACCTGGGCACAGGTCGGCTGTATCCTGAAATATACGCGTCCTGCCTGGTGGATGGGAGAGACGCCCGCATCCCACAGCTATTTGATGAAAAAGCCGGGCTATTACCTTTCTGAAGAAGCCTATATTGAACGGCTACGTAAAGAACTTTCATTGACGCCAAACGGCCGTTTTCCATTAACCTGGATTATGGAAGCCGCAGACGATATTTCCTATTGTGTTGCCGACCTGGAAGATGCCGTTGAGAAAAGAATATTCAGCGTCGAGGAGCTTTATCAGCATCTTTATACTGCCTGGGGAAAGCATGAAAAAGGGTCGCTGTTTGCTCAGGTTGTCGAAAATGCCTGGGAGAAATCGCGCTCAAATACGTTAAGCCGCAGCACGGAAGATCAGTTCTTTATGTATTTACGGGTCAATACACTAAATAAACTGGTGCCGTATGCCGCGTCGCGTTTTATTGATAATTTGCCGCTAATTTTCAGCGGGGAATTCAATCACGCGCTGCTGGAAGATGACAGCAGTTTCAGTCAACTCCTTGAGCTTTATAAGCATGTGGCAATGCGACATGTATTTAGCCATCCGGATGTCGAACAGCTAGAGCTACAGGGATACCGGGTGATCAGTGGGTTACTGGAAATTTACTCTCCATTGCTTCAGTTATCGGTCGATGAGTTCAGTGAACTGGTGGAAAAAGAACGCGTGCGTGGAATACCCATCGAATCCCGCCTTTATCAGAAACTCTCAACCCGTCATCGGCTGGCGTATGTTGAAGCGGTCGGTAAGCTGGATCGCCATTCTCCCCAATGGCCAGTGATGGAATATTATTATCGCTGTCGTCTTATCCAGGACTATATCAGCGGTATGACAGATTTGTATGCCTGGGATGAATACCGCAAGCTCATGGCTGTGGAATAA
- the degP gene encoding serine endoprotease DegP, giving the protein MKKTTLAMSALALSLGLALSPLTATAAETASSSATAQQMPSLAPMLEKVMPSVVSINVEGSTTVNTPRMPRNFQQFFGDNSPFCQDGSPFQSSPFCQGGGAGDDSQGGGQQQKFMALGSGVIIDAAKGYVVTNNHVVDNASTIKVQLSDGRKFDAKVVGKDPRSDIALIQIQDPKNLTAIKIADSDALRVGDYTVAIGNPFGLGETVTSGIVSALGRSGLNAENYENFIQTDAAINRGNSGGALVNLNGELIGINTAILAPDGGNIGIGFAIPSNMVKNLTAQMVQYGQVKRGELGILGTELNSELAKAMKVDAQRGAFVSQVMPNSSAAKAGIKAGDVITSLNGKPISSFAALRAEVGSMPIGSKVTLGLLRDGKPVNVSLELQQSSQNQVDSSTIFSGIEGAEMSNKGADKGVVVNNVKANSPAARIGLKKGDVIMGANQQPVKNIAELRKILDSKPSVLALNIQRGDTSLYLLMQ; this is encoded by the coding sequence ATGAAAAAAACCACATTAGCAATGAGTGCACTGGCTCTGAGTTTAGGTTTAGCGCTGTCTCCTCTGACGGCTACGGCAGCCGAGACCGCGTCGTCGTCAGCAACCGCGCAGCAGATGCCAAGCCTGGCACCGATGCTCGAAAAAGTGATGCCATCGGTGGTGAGTATTAACGTTGAGGGCAGCACGACCGTCAACACGCCGCGTATGCCGCGTAACTTCCAGCAGTTCTTTGGTGACAACTCACCATTCTGCCAGGACGGTTCGCCATTCCAGAGTTCTCCGTTCTGTCAGGGCGGTGGCGCTGGGGATGACAGCCAGGGCGGCGGCCAGCAGCAGAAATTCATGGCGCTTGGTTCTGGGGTGATTATTGATGCGGCGAAAGGCTACGTGGTGACGAACAACCACGTTGTTGATAACGCCAGCACCATTAAAGTTCAGCTGAGCGACGGCCGTAAATTCGATGCAAAAGTCGTGGGTAAAGATCCGCGCTCTGATATCGCGCTGATCCAGATTCAGGATCCGAAAAACCTGACGGCGATTAAAATTGCCGACTCCGACGCGCTGCGCGTGGGTGACTACACTGTGGCGATCGGTAACCCGTTCGGTTTGGGTGAAACCGTCACCTCGGGTATCGTCTCCGCTCTTGGTCGCAGCGGTCTGAATGCGGAAAACTACGAAAACTTCATCCAGACGGATGCGGCGATCAACCGCGGTAATTCCGGCGGTGCGCTGGTTAACCTGAACGGTGAACTGATCGGGATCAACACCGCGATCCTGGCCCCGGACGGTGGCAACATCGGCATCGGCTTTGCTATTCCAAGTAACATGGTGAAAAACCTGACCGCGCAGATGGTGCAGTACGGCCAGGTGAAACGCGGTGAGCTCGGTATCCTCGGTACGGAACTGAACTCCGAACTGGCTAAGGCGATGAAAGTTGACGCTCAGCGTGGGGCATTCGTCAGCCAGGTGATGCCGAACTCCTCTGCGGCAAAAGCGGGTATTAAAGCGGGGGATGTGATCACCTCTCTGAACGGTAAACCGATCAGCAGCTTTGCCGCCCTGCGTGCGGAAGTGGGCTCTATGCCGATTGGCAGCAAAGTGACCCTTGGCCTGCTGCGTGACGGTAAGCCGGTTAATGTGAGCCTGGAACTGCAGCAGAGCAGCCAGAATCAGGTGGATTCCAGCACCATCTTCAGCGGTATTGAAGGTGCCGAGATGAGCAATAAAGGTGCGGATAAAGGTGTGGTGGTGAACAACGTGAAAGCGAATTCACCGGCTGCACGTATCGGCCTGAAAAAAGGTGATGTCATCATGGGTGCTAACCAGCAGCCGGTGAAAAACATTGCTGAACTGCGCAAAATTCTCGACAGCAAGCCTTCCGTGCTGGCGCTGAATATCCAGCGTGGGGATACCTCTCTCTACCTGCTGATGCAGTAA
- the mtnN gene encoding 5'-methylthioadenosine/S-adenosylhomocysteine nucleosidase — MKIGIIGAMEEEVTLLRDKIENRQTLSLGGCEIYTGQLNGVDVALLKSGIGKVAAALGATLLLERCKPDVIVNTGSAGGLAPSLKVGDIVVSDEARYHDADVTAFGYEYGQLPGCPAGFKADDKLIAAAETCIAELNLNAVRGLIVSGDAFINGSVGLAKIRHNFPQAVAVEMEATAIAHVCHNFNVPFVVVRAISDVADQQSHISFDEFLTVAAKQSTVMVERLVQKLARG; from the coding sequence ATGAAAATCGGCATTATTGGTGCAATGGAAGAAGAAGTTACGCTGCTGCGTGACAAAATTGAGAACCGTCAGACGCTCTCTCTGGGGGGTTGTGAGATCTACACCGGCCAACTGAACGGTGTTGACGTGGCTCTGCTGAAATCAGGCATCGGTAAAGTGGCTGCTGCACTGGGTGCAACCCTGTTGCTTGAGCGCTGCAAGCCAGACGTGATCGTTAATACCGGCTCTGCGGGCGGTCTGGCACCGTCGCTGAAAGTAGGTGATATCGTCGTCTCCGACGAAGCACGTTACCACGATGCTGACGTCACCGCATTCGGCTATGAGTACGGCCAGCTCCCGGGTTGCCCGGCAGGGTTTAAAGCTGACGATAAACTGATTGCGGCGGCAGAAACCTGCATTGCCGAGCTGAACCTCAACGCTGTGCGTGGTCTGATTGTGAGCGGTGATGCCTTCATCAATGGTTCTGTTGGCCTGGCAAAAATCCGCCATAACTTCCCGCAGGCCGTTGCCGTTGAGATGGAAGCGACCGCGATCGCTCACGTTTGCCATAACTTCAACGTACCGTTCGTGGTGGTTCGCGCCATCTCTGACGTGGCAGATCAGCAGTCTCACATCAGCTTCGACGAGTTCCTGACCGTTGCGGCAAAACAGTCCACCGTGATGGTGGAACGCCTGGTGCAGAAACTGGCACGTGGCTAA